The genomic stretch GAGCTGCGCTCGGCCACCGCCGGCGCCGGCGGCTTTACGCGGGCTTTCGACCGCATGGCCGAAGTCACCGGCCGCGCCGCCGACCAGATCATCGCCGCGCACCGGGTCGCGGCGTAAATGTTGCAGAGATCATGACCCTGGAAGCGGGGGCATGATCATTGGCAATACAGACGGCCAAAGCCAACGCTAGCTTGCGCGCGACGATTGGTGCGCAAGACCACCGTGCTTGATTCCCGCCGCAACGTCGCGCTCGCCTGTGCGCTGAGCGCGCTGGCCGGCTATGTCGATGCCATCGGCTTCCTGCATCTCGGCGGCCTGTTCGTTTCCTTCATGAGCGGCAACTCGACGCGGATGGGCGTCAGCCTGGCCGAAGGGCACTGGCTGAACGCGGCCGTGGCGCTCGGGCTGATCGCGCTGTTCGTGATCGGCGCTGCCGCCGGCAGCCTGATCGTGCTCGGCCGCGGCGCCCATCGCCAGCCCTTGGTGCTGCTGACGGAGGCGTTGTTGCTTGCTGGCGCCGCGCTCGCCTACACGTTCGGTCTGCCGAATGTCGCCGTTGCCACCATCGTGCTGGCGATGGGGCTTGAGAACGCGGTGTTCCAGATCGATGGCGGCGCCGGGCTCGGCCTCACTTATGTTACCGGCGCGCTGGTCAAGGTCGGCCAGCTGGTAGCGGCGGCGCTGACCGGCGGCGCGCGCTGGGCCTGGGCGCCGAACCTGTTACTGTGGGCGGCGCTGGTGACGGGGGCTCTGTGCGGCGCGCTCGCCTATCACTGGATCAATCTCGCCGCGATCTGGTTTGCCGCCGCCATCGCGCTGGCGCTGAGCGGGATCGTCGCCGCGACGGCGCGATAGCATTGACAGCGAACGCCGCTTGCCCGATTGGACAGCCATGACATCAGGAACAAGACCCCGCGCCGCATGTCTGATCGGCTGGCCGGCGGCGCATTCGCGCTCGCCGCTGATCCATCATTACTGGCTGCGAACGCTCGGCATCGAGGGCGGCTACGTCATCGAAGCGGTGCCGCCCGACGAGTTCGGGGATTTTGTCTTTCGGCTTTCGCTCCGCGGCTTTGTCGGCGCCAATGTCACCATTCCGCACAAGGAGCGGGCGCTGGCGCTGTCCAAGCCGGACGCGCGCGCCCGCGCCGTCGGCGCCGCCAACACGCTGTGGTTCCAGGACGGCGAATTGTGTTCGACCAACACCGACGTCGAAGGCTTTATCAACAATCTCGATGCCGGCACGCCCGGCTGGGACAAGGCGACGGATGCGCTGGTGCTGGGCGCCGGCGGCGCGGCGCGCGCGGTCGTATTCGGGCTGATCGAGCGCGGCATCCAGCGCGTGCATCTGGCTAACCGCACCCTGGAGCGCGCCGGCGCGCTGGCCGAGCAATTCGGCCCGCGCGTGTTGCCGGTCGCGTGGGAAGCGATCGGCGATTTGCTGCCGCGCGCGGGGCTTTTGGTCAATACGACGTCGCTCGGGATGCACGGCCAGCCCGCGCTCGAATTGAATGTCGGCCTGATGCCGGCGGAAGCCGTCGTCGCCGATCTCGTCTATGTGCCGCTGGAAACGCCGTTGCTGGCAGCATCGCGGGCGCGGGGATTGAGGACCGCCGACGGGCTCGGCATGCTGCTGCACCAGGCGGTGCGCGGGTTCGAATTGTGGTTCGGGCAGCGGCCGCAGGTCACATCAGAACTTCGTGCGCTGATCGAGGCTGATCTCACGCACGCGTGATCCGCCGGTGTGTGAAGCGGTGAAACGATCACGCCTTCTCTTAATTGGTAAGTGCCGCGCGATTCGACCCAAAACCGGTTCCCGCTCTTGCTGATCGCGCTCTTTTGAGCGGGAATATCATTGCGATGCTGGGGTCCAGTGTTAGGTCAATATGCCCCGTGCCCCGCCCCCGGAGAATCGTATGCCTTCCCATCGTTCCACCCTCATTCGCCCGCTCGTCGCCGTCGCAATGGTCGCCGCCTCGACGCTTTATGCGATCGC from Bradyrhizobium sp. Ash2021 encodes the following:
- a CDS encoding YoaK family protein, which produces MLDSRRNVALACALSALAGYVDAIGFLHLGGLFVSFMSGNSTRMGVSLAEGHWLNAAVALGLIALFVIGAAAGSLIVLGRGAHRQPLVLLTEALLLAGAALAYTFGLPNVAVATIVLAMGLENAVFQIDGGAGLGLTYVTGALVKVGQLVAAALTGGARWAWAPNLLLWAALVTGALCGALAYHWINLAAIWFAAAIALALSGIVAATAR
- a CDS encoding shikimate dehydrogenase, with amino-acid sequence MTSGTRPRAACLIGWPAAHSRSPLIHHYWLRTLGIEGGYVIEAVPPDEFGDFVFRLSLRGFVGANVTIPHKERALALSKPDARARAVGAANTLWFQDGELCSTNTDVEGFINNLDAGTPGWDKATDALVLGAGGAARAVVFGLIERGIQRVHLANRTLERAGALAEQFGPRVLPVAWEAIGDLLPRAGLLVNTTSLGMHGQPALELNVGLMPAEAVVADLVYVPLETPLLAASRARGLRTADGLGMLLHQAVRGFELWFGQRPQVTSELRALIEADLTHA